A genomic segment from Lignipirellula cremea encodes:
- the pyrF gene encoding orotidine-5'-phosphate decarboxylase codes for MHFADRLAQAVKERGTPVLVGLDPRLANLPDELRELAAADGEAAAYREFCCAVIDAVADQVAVVKPQMAFFEELGPDGLAALHAVVAYARQRDLLVILDGKRNDIGSTATAYAKAYLGASSAWQGDALTVSPYLGDDSLEPFAQEAVAQEAGVFVLVKTSNPGGKTFQDLLIDGQPLYRCVAALVEKLAAESAGECGYGAVGAVAGATWPEQLVELRQAMPHTWFLVPGFGAQGAGAVEVAGAFDEQGLGAIVNSSRGIIFAYERGPYREQFGQGRWREAIAAAARDMTAQLRQYTPAARLA; via the coding sequence ATGCATTTTGCCGATCGCTTAGCCCAAGCCGTAAAAGAACGGGGAACTCCGGTCCTGGTGGGACTGGATCCTCGCCTGGCGAATCTGCCCGACGAACTGCGCGAACTGGCGGCGGCCGATGGCGAAGCGGCCGCGTATCGGGAATTCTGCTGCGCGGTGATCGACGCAGTGGCCGATCAGGTCGCCGTGGTGAAGCCCCAAATGGCGTTTTTTGAGGAGCTGGGGCCGGACGGCCTGGCGGCCCTCCATGCGGTCGTCGCCTATGCCAGGCAGCGCGACTTGCTGGTGATCCTCGACGGCAAGCGGAACGACATCGGCTCCACCGCCACGGCTTACGCCAAAGCGTATCTGGGAGCGTCGTCCGCCTGGCAAGGGGACGCATTGACCGTCAGCCCTTATCTGGGAGACGATAGCCTGGAGCCGTTCGCCCAGGAGGCGGTCGCCCAGGAAGCGGGCGTGTTTGTGCTGGTGAAAACCTCGAACCCCGGCGGCAAGACGTTCCAGGATCTGCTGATTGACGGCCAGCCCTTGTATCGCTGCGTGGCGGCCCTGGTGGAAAAGTTGGCAGCAGAGTCGGCCGGGGAATGCGGCTACGGTGCGGTCGGAGCGGTCGCCGGAGCCACCTGGCCGGAACAGTTGGTGGAGCTGCGCCAGGCGATGCCCCACACCTGGTTCCTGGTGCCCGGGTTCGGCGCGCAGGGCGCCGGCGCGGTGGAAGTGGCGGGGGCCTTTGATGAGCAAGGACTGGGAGCGATCGTCAACAGTTCCCGCGGGATTATCTTTGCTTACGAACGCGGACCGTACCGCGAGCAGTTCGGCCAGGGTCGCTGGCGGGAAGCGATCGCCGCCGCCGCCCGTGACATGACGGCACAGCTTCGCCAGTACACGCCGGCCGCCCGACTGGCTTAG
- a CDS encoding P-II family nitrogen regulator, giving the protein MKMILAIIQPTKLRAVKEALAKIGVERLSVCDAQGYGRQRGQTALYRGLEYKTHLLRKIVLEIAVNDDFLERAVSTISDAARTGSEGNIGDGKIFVMPLHEAVRLGEPATGPEAI; this is encoded by the coding sequence ATGAAAATGATTCTGGCGATTATCCAGCCAACGAAACTTCGCGCGGTGAAGGAAGCCCTCGCCAAGATCGGGGTCGAGCGACTTTCGGTCTGCGACGCCCAGGGTTATGGTCGGCAGCGCGGGCAAACGGCCTTGTACCGCGGCCTGGAATACAAGACCCATTTGCTCCGGAAAATCGTACTGGAAATCGCCGTGAACGACGATTTCCTGGAACGGGCCGTCAGCACCATCAGCGACGCCGCCCGGACCGGATCGGAAGGGAACATTGGCGACGGCAAGATCTTTGTCATGCCGCTGCACGAAGCGGTTCGCCTGGGCGAACCGGCGACCGGCCCGGAAGCCATTTAA